The proteins below come from a single Anolis sagrei isolate rAnoSag1 chromosome 8, rAnoSag1.mat, whole genome shotgun sequence genomic window:
- the THAP11 gene encoding THAP domain-containing protein 11, protein MPGFTCCVPGCYNNSHRDKALHFYTFPKDAELRRLWLKNVSRAGVSGCFSTFQPTTGHRVCSEHFPGGRKSYLVRVPTIFPLRGVNERKAGRGGGGGGGGRRPGPRGHAPLHPSSAAAQAAAQAAVLLTLQEAGTGGGAATGSGGEAALRAGMGAEDVKPMDLTVQLELGGTAAAAAAAAAAALVSPMSLASFLAQNGGALAGGGSPGGEGGPPDHSYSLSSGTTSEELLRKLNEQRDIIALLEVKMKEMKGSIRRLRLAEAQLREEVREKDRLLHAATLGGSGGSSSAHRKRHGL, encoded by the coding sequence ATGCCGGGGTTCACGTGCTGCGTGCCGGGCTGCTACAACAACTCTCACCGGGACAAGGCGCTGCACTTCTACACGTTCCCGAAGGACGCGGAGCTGCGTCGCCTGTGGCTGAAGAACGTGTCCCGGGCGGGCGTCTCGGGCTGCTTCTCCACCTTCCAGCCCACCACCGGGCACCGCGTCTGCTCCGAGCACTTCCCCGGAGGGAGGAAGTCCTACCTGGTCCGCGTGCCCACCATCTTCCCGCTCCGGGGCGTCAACGAGAGGAAGGCCGGGCGGGGCGGAGGGGGCGGCGGGGGCGGGAGGCGGCCTGGTCCGCGCGGGCACGCCCCCCTCCacccctcctccgccgccgcacaAGCCGCCGCCCAGGCCGCCGTGCTGCTCACCCTCCAGGAGGCCGGCACCGGAGGGGGGGCGGCGACGGGCAGCGGCGGGGAGGCGGCGTTGAGGGCCGGGATGGGGGCCGAGGACGTCAAGCCCATGGACCTCACCGTCCAGCTCGAGCTCGGAGGcaccgccgccgctgccgccgctgccgccgctgcCGCACTAGTGTCGCCCATGAGCCTGGCCAGCTTCCTGGCCCAGAACGGGGGCGCCCTGGCCGGAGGAGGAAGCCCCGGTGGAGAGGGCGGCCCGCCCGACCACTCGTACTCGCTGTCCTCGGGCACCACCTCGGAGGAGCTGCTCCGGAAGCTGAACGAGCAGCGGGACATCATCGCCCTCCTGGAGGTCAAGATGAAGGAGATGAAGGGCAGCATCCGACGCCTGCGCCTGGCCGAGGCTCAGCTGCGCGAGGAGGTCCGCGAGAAGGACCGCCTCCTCCACGCCGCCACACTCGGGGGaagcggcggcagcagcagcgcaCACCGCAAGCGCCACGGGCTCTGA